One stretch of Patagioenas fasciata isolate bPatFas1 chromosome 9, bPatFas1.hap1, whole genome shotgun sequence DNA includes these proteins:
- the P2RY13 gene encoding P2Y purinoceptor 13, which produces MGGFANESTGGNGSGTASAACPRDTALPRLLFPALYALVFLLGLVLNSLACWAFFRIPSTSTFIVYLKNILVSDFIMTLMLPPKILSDSGLGPWQLKAFVCRFSAVVFYDTMYISIVLLGLIAFDRFLKIVRPFEKFWVQNLLSAKILAGLVWLFFLVLSLPNVILSNRTATPASVKKCASLKNRFGLQWHEAVTYICQFIFWTVLILMLLFYTIIAKKVYESYRKMQKKDHKSERRVKAKVFIIFTVFFLCFAPFHFSRVPYTLSQTRGWVDCRLHTRLFVAKEGTLWLAATNVCMDPLIYLLLCKPFLERVLCGRVRTAHTNTQAELDTRTSPNKL; this is translated from the coding sequence ATGGGAGGCTTTGCAAACGAGAGCACGGGCGGTAACGGCAGCGGCACCGCCAGCGCCGCGTGTCCCCGGGACACCGCGCTCCCCCGCCTGCTCTTCCCCGCGCTCTACGCGCTCGTGTTCCTGCTGGGGCTCGTGCTGAACAGCCTGGCCTGCTGGGCCTTCTTCCGCATCCCGAGCACATCGACCTTCATCGTCTACCTGAAAAATATCTTGGTTTCTGATTTTATAATGACCCTGATGCTTCCTCCGAAAATCCTGTCGGACTCTGGCCTGGGACCGTGGCAGCTCAAGGCCTTCGTGTGCCGCTTCTCGGCCGTGGTGTTTTACGACACCATGTACATCAGCATCGTGCTGCTGGGGCTCATTGCGTTCGACAGATTCCTCAAGATTGTGAGACCATTCGAGAAGTTCTGGGTGCAAAACCTGCTCTCAGCAAAGATCCTCGCGGGCCTGGTCTGGCTCTTCTTCCTTGTCCTCTCTCTGCCCAACGTGATCCTATCGAACAGGACGGCGACACCCGCGTCAGTGAAGAAGTGCGCCTCGCTGAAGAACCGCTTCGGACTCCAATGGCATGAAGCCGTCACTTACATCTGTCAGTTCATCTTCTGGACTGTTCTCATCCTCATGCTTCTATTTTACACGATTATTGCCAAAAAGGTATACGAGTCTTAcaggaaaatgcagaagaaagatCACAAAAGCGAACGGAGGGTCAAGGCGAAAGTATTCAtcatttttactgtgtttttcttgTGCTTCGCCCCGTTCCACTTCAGCAGAGTTCCCTACACGCTGAGCCAGACGCGCGGCTGGGTGGACTGCCGGCTGCACACCCGGCTCTTCGTGGCCAAGGAGGGCACGCTGTGGCTGGCGGCCACCAACGTCTGCATGGACCCCCTCATCTACCTGCTCCTGTGCAAGCCGTTCCTAGAAAGGGTGCTGTGCGGGAGGGTCAGGACagctcacacaaacacacaagccgAACTGGACACACGAACGTCTCCTAACAAACTCTGA
- the GPR87 gene encoding G-protein coupled receptor 87, protein MGYNLSYGKLPDDRLSPDNSSAPNATAGSLGSAAHNEFTTIVLPVLYLIIFLASILLNGLAVWIFFHIRNKTSFIFYLKNIVVADLLMTLTFPFKIIQDSQLGPWHFNSFLCRYTTVLFYANMYTTIVFLGLISIDRYLKVVKPFGDSRMYSITFTKVLSACVWVVMAFLALPNLILTNGYPTRRNIDDCLKLKSPLGLQWHTAVIYINTCTFVVVLVVLIGCYIAISRYIYKSSKQFISSSSRKRKHNQSIRVVVAVFFTCFLPYHLCRMPFTFSHLDKILDDSAHKILYYCKEMTLFLSACNVCLDPIIYFFMCRSFSRRLFRKSNMRTRSESIRSLQSVRRSEVRIYHEYTDV, encoded by the exons ATGGGGTACAACCTGTCCTATGGAAAACTGCCAG ATGATCGTCTGAGCCCGGACAACAGCAGCGCGCCCAACGCCACGGCGGGCTCGCTCGGGAGCGCCGCGCACAACGAGTTCACCACCATCGTCCTGCCCGTGCTGTACCTCATCATCTTCCTGGCCAGCATCCTGCTCAACGGCCTTGCAGTCTGGATTTTTTTCCACATCAGGAATAAAACCAGTTTTATATTTTACCTCAAGAACATCGTGGTCGCAGACCTCCTCATGACACTGACGTTCCCGTTCAAGATAATCCAGGACTCGCAGCTGGGGCCGTGGCACTTCAACTCCTTCCTGTGCCGCTACACCACGGTGCTGTTCTACGCCAACATGTACACCACCATCGTGTTCCTGGGGCTCATCAGCATCGATCGCTACCTGAAAGTCGTGAAGCCCTTCGGGGACTCGCGGATGTACAGCATCACCTTCACCAAGGTCCTGTCGGCCTGCGTGTGGGTGGTGATGGCGTTCCTGGCGCTGCCCAACCTGATCCTGACCAACGGCTACCCCACGCGCAGGAACATCGACGACTGCCTCAAGCTCAAGTCCCCCCTGGGGCTGCAGTGGCACACGGCTGTCATCTACATCAACACCTGCACCTTCGTGGTGGTGCTGGTAGTGCTCATAGGATGCTACATCGCCATATCCAGGTACATCTACAAGTCGAGCAAACAATTCATCAGCTCATCGAGCAGAAAGCGGAAGCATAATCAAAGCATCAGGGTTGTCGTGGCTGTGTTTTTCACTTGCTTTCTGCCGTACCATTTGTGCAGAATGCCCTTCACTTTTAGCCATCTAGACAAAATTTTAGACGACTCCGCACATAAAATCCTGTATTATTGTAAGGAAATGACTCTGTTCCTGTCCGCGTGCAACGTCTGCCTGGACCCAATCATTTACTTCTTCATGTGCAGATCATTCTCGCGAAGGCTGTTCAGAAAATCCAATATGAGAACCAGGAGTGAGAGTATTCGATCGCTTCAGAGCGTGAGAAGATCAGAAGTGCGCATATACCACGAATACACCGACGTCTGA
- the P2RY14 gene encoding P2Y purinoceptor 14, with translation MPNSSSNSSGSGCSHSTVITRTVLPLLYCLIFLAGLALNAVAAWLFLHVPSKKSFIVYLKNIVVADLLMSLTFPFKILADSEIAPPQLNAFVCRYSAVVFYTNMYIGIAFFGLIGSDRYYKIVKPLFASFVHTVNWSKVVSIIVWLLLMVISFPNMILTTEITKENYSRKCIGLKSELGRQWHKASSYICTGIFWVVFLLLIIVYTSISKKIYSSYKRFRRSSEATKRKTNRNIFSVMFVFVVCFVPYHLCRIPYTLSQTSSHFSCRARAALFYAKEFTLVLSAANVCLDPIIYFFLCAPFREKLYQKLQLKPKTSSEAEISKSKRSNTLGESINIV, from the coding sequence ATGCCCAACTCCAGCAGCAACTCGTCGGGCAGCGGCTgcagccacagcacagtgataacCAGGACGGTCCTGCCCCTGCTCTACTGCCTCATCTTCCTGGCGGGGCTGGCGCTGAACGCCGTGGCCGCCTGGCTCTTCCTGCACGTGCCCAGCAAGAAGAGCTTCATTGTCTATCTCAAGAACATCGTGGTTGCCGATCTCCTCATGAGCCTGACGTTCCCTTTCAAGATCCTCGCCGACTCGGAAATCGCGCCCCCGCAGCTCAACGCGTTCGTGTGCAGATACTCCGCTGTTGTTTTTTACACGAACATGTACATCGGGATAGCGTTCTTCGGCCTCATCGGTTCTGACAGATACTACAAGATTGTAAAGCCGTTGTTCGCCTCCTTTGTTCACACTGTTAACTGGAGCAAGGTGGTCTCTATAATTGTATGGTTATTGTTAATGGTTATATCGTTTCCAAACATGATCTTAACTACTGAAATCACTAAAGAAAATTATTCCAGAAAATGTATAGGTCTTAAAAGCGAGCTGGGCAGACAGTGGCACAAGGCATCCAGTTATATTTGCACAGGAATATTCtgggttgtttttcttctgctaatCATTGTTTACACTTCTATATCCAAAAAAATATACAGCTCTTACAAAAGGTTCAGAAGGAGCTCGGAAGCGACCAAGAGGAAAACCAACCGCAACATATTCAGCGTCATGTTCGTGTTTGTGGTTTGCTTCGTCCCCTATCACCTCTGCAGGATCCCGTACACGCTCAGCCAGACCAGCTCGCACTTCAGCTGCCGGGCGAGAGCCGCCCTGTTCTACGCCAAGGAGTTCACGCTGGTGCTGTCCGCGGCCAACGTCTGCCTCGACCCCATCATTTACTTCTTCCTCTGCGCGCCCTTCCGAGAAAAGCTCTATCAAAAACTGCAGCTCAAGCCGAAAACTTCAAGCGAGGCTGAAATCTCTAAATCCAAAAGATCCAACACGCTTGGGGAAAGTATAAACATAGTGTAG
- the GPR171 gene encoding G-protein coupled receptor 171 codes for MPSNASQCLVWEQMEPFTYFYYLVFLMGFIGSCFALWAFTQKDQNQKPMSIYLINLLTADFLLTLALPVKIVVDLGVASWKLRIFHCQVTACFIYLNMYLSIIFLGFVSMDRCLQLMHSCKIYRIQEPGFAKMLSAVVWTMVLLITVPNMAIPIKTIEERPGTGCIDFKSKFGRDWHVLTNFICTAIFLNFSAVILISNFLVVRQLYRNKDSESYGSARKALLSILLVSAGYVLCFVPYHVVRIPYTLSQSDAIASCPLKRALFIAKECTLLFAVSSLCFDPILYYHLSRSFRLKFTEAFAAPPEEKAATAAGVRQSGEQDAMC; via the coding sequence ATGCCCAGCAATGCCTCGCAGTGCCTCGTCTGGGAGCAGATGGAACCTTTCACCTACTTCTACTACTTGGTTTTTCTCATGGGATTTATTGGAAGTTGTTTTGCGCTGTGGGCATTCACGCAAAAAGATCAGAACCAGAAGCCTATGAGCATCTACTTAATTAACCTCTTAACAGCGGACTTTTTGTTGACTTTGGCGCTGCCAGTGAAGATCGTTGTTGACCTAGGAGTCGCATCCTGGAAACTGAGGATATTCCACTGTCAGGTCACAGCCTGTTTCATCTACCTGAACATGTACTTATCGATTATATTTTTGGGGTTTGTGAGCATGGATCGTTGCCTTCAGCTAATGCACAGTTGTAAGATTTACCGCATCCAGGAGCCTGGCTTCGCCAAGATGTTGTCTGCAGTCGTGTGGACGATGGTTCTCCTCATCACGGTGCCCAACATGGCGATCCCGATAAAAACCATCGAAGAAAGACCCGGGACAGGATGCATCGATTTCAAATCGAAATTCGGAAGGGACTGGCACGTGTTAACCAATTTCATATGCACAGCGATATTCCTGAACTTTTCAGCTGTGATACTGATCTCCAATTTCCTGGTTGTCCGACAGCTCTATCGTAACAAGGACAGCGAGAGCTACGGCAGCGCGAGGAAAGCCCTGCTCAGCATCCTGCTGGTGAGCGCGGGGTACGTGCTGTGCTTCGTGCCCTACCACGTGGTGCGCATCCCCTACACGCTCAGCCAGAGCGACGCCATCGCCAGCTGCCCGCTGAAGCGCGCCCTCTTCATAGCCAAAGAGTGCACGCTGCTGTTCGCCGTGTCCAGCCTCTGCTTCGACCCCATCCTCTACTACCACCTCTCCAGATCCTTCCGGCTGAAATTCACCGAGGCGTTTGCGGCACCCCCGGAGGAGAAGGCTGCCACGGCCGCGGGGGTGCGGCAGAGCGGGGAGCAGGACGCAATGTGCTGA